In Pleuronectes platessa chromosome 5, fPlePla1.1, whole genome shotgun sequence, a single genomic region encodes these proteins:
- the siae gene encoding sialate O-acetylesterase, producing MDADTRSYVDACSVCARSKASHRPPAGLLHPLFVPNRPWSHIALDFVTGLPPSQGNTVILTIVDRFSKTVNFLALPKLPSAQETAKLLTDHVFWLHGIPVDIVSDRGPQFTSHVWKAFCQALGAKVSLSSGFHPQTNGQAERANQDLGSALRCISELNHSTWSSHLTWIEYAHNSLTNAATGMSPFKASLGYQPPLFPSQESDLAVPSVQHHLRRCRKVWNDTRSALLCSVETNKRIADKHRIPAPAYEPDGCLRFASYYGEHMVLQRSPERAVMWGYGPDGGHVTVSLSGPVNQKTSPVPVIEGVWQVTMNPVDAGGPYNVTAATEGSTATLTGVLFGDVWLCGGQNNMFFETNKIFNASDELALVPNYSQVRPFMVALKENQTELMDLIEVKLPWTVPTADIVADFSALCWLFGHYMHDILKYPIGLVESCKSSTPIERWSSTRVLQQCGLAQSTTEKAIASMCRTFSVTPYSYTYHAQGHCSRMLSTSIKTSTSDGFPNIRWHQSADVGFVPNPRMPRTFMAVALDLPDESSPYHTIHPRYKRDIAYRLSLGARAVAYNETDVNFLGPFPNQTLCSGRHVNITYDQAVSVTSSYDVFEICCSANQAQCGPKSLWVPAPITNWGPTTVQLSTSLCSPTEEAAAVRYAWKDWPCDHKACPIYSLSGILPGPPFISNCHPVIN from the exons ATGGATGCTGATACACGCTCTTATGTTGATGCCTGTTCTGTGTGTGCGAGGAGCAAGGCGTCCCATCGTCCTCCAGCCGGCCTTCTGCATCCACTTTTTGTTCCTAACCGTCCCTGGTCACACATTGCCTTGGACTTCGTTACTGGGTTGCCGCCCTCACAAGGTAACACAGTTATTCTCACCATTGTGGATAGATTTTCAAAGACTGTTAATTTTCTTGCCCTACCCAAGTTACCATCTGCTCAGGAGACTGCGAAACTATTAACTGACCATGTTTTCTGGCTACACGGCATACCAGTTGACATCGTTTCTGACAGGGGCCCCCAGTTCACCTCTCATGTGTGGAAGGCTTTTTGCCAAGCACTTGGCGCCAAGGTCAGCCTATCGTCTGGATTCCACCCACAGACCAATGGACAAGCAGAAAGGGCTAATCAGGACCTGGGCTCTGCCCTGCGCTGCATCTCTGAACTCAATCATTCAACCTGGAGCTCTCATCTGACCTGGATCGAATATGCCCATAACTCATTAACCAACGCGGCCACAGGTATGTCCCCCTTTAAGGCTTCTCTTGGCTATCAACCACCTCTGTTTCCCTCCCAGGAGAGCGATTTGGCAGTCCCCTCCGTTCAGCATCACCTTCGTCGCTGTAGGAAGGTCTGGAACGACACTCGCTCAGCGCTCCTTTGCTCTGTGGAGACCAACAAACGCATCGCTGACAAACACAGGATTCCTGCTCCAGCTTATGAACCAG atggGTGTCTGCGCTTCGCCTCCTACTATGGAGAGCACATGGTGCTGCAGAGGTCTCCAGAGAGAGCTGTGATGTGGGGGTACGGCCCTGACGGTGGACATGTCACCGTctccttgtcaggaccagtaaaTCAGAAAACCTCACCGGTCCCTGTGATAGAAG GTGTCTGGCAAGTCACCATGAACCCTGTCGATGCTGGCGGTCCCTACAATGTGACGGCAGCAACTGAGGGCAGCACGGCCACTCTCACAGGTGTGCTGTTTGGAGATGTTTGGCTGTGTGGAGGGCAGAACAACATGTTCTTTGAAACAAATAAG ATTTTTAATGCGTCAGATGAGCTGGCCCTCGTACCAAACTATTCTCAAGTGCGACCTTTCATGGTAGCCTTGAAAGAGAATCAAACTGAGCTGATGGATCTGATAGAAGTGAAACTTCCCTGGACTGTGCCTACAGCTG ACATTGTGGCTGACTTCTCTGCGCTGTGCTGGCTCTTTGGACATTACATGCATGACATTCTGAAGTACCCCATAGGACTGGTGGAGTCCTGTAAATCTAGCACGCCTATTGAAAGGTGGTCATCTACACGGGTACTGCAGCAGTGTGGATTAGCCCAAAGCACAACAGAGAAAGCCAT tgcatctatgtgccgCACCTTTTCTGTCACACCTTACTCATACACGTATCATGCCCAAGGACACTGTTCGAGAATG CTGTCCACTTCAATAAAGACCTCCACAAGTGATGGCTTTCCAAACATCCGCTGGCACCAGTCGGCAGACGTGGGTTTTGTCCCAAATCCACGGATGCCGCGAACCTTCATGGCCGTGGCTTTGGATTTACCTGACGAATCCTCTCCCTATCACAC GATCCATCCGCGGTACAAGAGAGACATAGCTTACAGGCTGTCACTGGGCGCAAGGGCAGTGGCTTATAATGAAACAGATGTGAACTTCCTTGGACCTTTCCCCAACCAAACCCTGTGCTCAGGAAGGCATGTCAACATAACTTACGACCAGGCAGTGTCTGTCACATCATCTTATGATGTCTTTGAG aTCTGTTGCTCTGCGAATCAAGCTCAATGCGGGCCGAAGTCCCTCTGGGTTCCAGCTCCTATCACAAACTGGGGTCCGACAACTGTCCAGTTATCCACCAGTTTGTGTTCCCCAACTGAAGAAGCAGCTGCTGTTCGTTATGCATGGAAAGATTGGCCTTGTGACCATAAAGCTTGTCCAATCTACAGCCTCAGCGGCATTTTACCTGGCCCTCCATTTATTTCAAATTGCCACCCAGTAATCAATTAG